In Sulfitobacter sp. W027, a single window of DNA contains:
- a CDS encoding ABC transporter substrate-binding protein — protein MSGRNSLLDRRALFTTGAAAALLAATGASAGEPPRRGGRLRLALSGATRQDDWLKGDGLFMQVARQGLIFDTLTEVAGNGILKGELATGWQASEGARQWRFDLRPDVRFHDGSPLTANDVVATLQRVLPQTEISARGALHVQITLPQANPGLPLLLSEPRYVIRPAHAPEAGIGTGLYRLRRFSAGRQVLAERVETHYKDGIAGWFDTVELVSIPAREVRAQALSERLVDAADLPARPRYRERGDVTLQTDSAGGVSALSGDLRQPPNPGRQAPMDNLRAPERWWFG, from the coding sequence ATGAGTGGGCGTAACTCTCTGCTGGATCGCCGGGCGCTTTTTACCACCGGTGCGGCGGCCGCTCTGTTGGCCGCGACGGGGGCAAGTGCAGGCGAGCCGCCGCGCCGAGGTGGGCGGCTGCGGCTGGCGCTTTCAGGAGCGACGCGTCAGGACGATTGGCTGAAGGGTGACGGGCTTTTCATGCAGGTCGCGCGGCAAGGGCTGATCTTCGACACGCTGACCGAAGTGGCGGGCAACGGCATCCTGAAAGGGGAGTTGGCGACCGGCTGGCAAGCGAGCGAGGGTGCGCGACAGTGGCGGTTTGATCTCCGGCCCGATGTGCGGTTTCACGACGGCAGCCCGCTAACCGCAAACGATGTGGTAGCCACTCTGCAAAGGGTACTGCCTCAAACTGAGATTTCCGCGCGGGGTGCCCTGCATGTGCAGATCACCCTGCCCCAAGCGAATCCCGGTCTGCCGCTGTTGCTGTCCGAACCGCGCTATGTGATCCGCCCCGCCCATGCCCCTGAGGCGGGGATCGGCACCGGGCTTTACCGTCTGCGGCGCTTTTCCGCCGGGCGTCAGGTTTTGGCCGAGCGGGTAGAGACGCATTACAAAGACGGCATCGCCGGATGGTTCGATACGGTCGAGCTTGTCTCGATCCCGGCGCGGGAGGTGCGCGCGCAGGCATTGAGCGAAAGGCTTGTTGATGCAGCGGATTTGCCCGCCCGCCCGCGCTATCGCGAACGGGGCGATGTGACGCTTCAGACCGACAGTGCCGGTGGGGTCAGCGCCCTGTCGGGCGATCTGCGCCAGCCCCCCAACCCCGGACGCCAAGCGCCGATGGATAACCTGCGTGCGCCCGAGCGCTGGTGGTTCGGCTGA
- a CDS encoding ComF family protein translates to MPPRRLQTALSLIYPPRCLGCGGVVDADFGLCGGCWRDTSFIGGTVCDACGVPLPGGGDVASPHCDACLVTPRPWAQGRTALLYRDMGRRLVLALKHGDRQEIARPAARWMAQAAQGILPDAALIAPVPLHWLRLLKRRYNQSGLLAKALSVETGHSWCPDLLQRVRRTPSLDGLGRAERFNVLQEAIRVHPRRRHRIITRPVILVDDVFTSGATLTACTEACLAAGSGPVFVLALARVAKET, encoded by the coding sequence ATGCCGCCACGGAGACTTCAAACAGCGCTCTCATTAATTTACCCGCCGCGCTGTCTGGGCTGTGGCGGGGTGGTGGACGCAGACTTTGGCCTTTGTGGTGGGTGCTGGCGTGACACATCCTTTATCGGCGGCACGGTATGCGATGCTTGCGGGGTGCCGCTGCCGGGGGGCGGAGATGTGGCTTCACCGCATTGTGATGCCTGTCTCGTCACGCCGCGCCCTTGGGCGCAGGGCCGCACGGCGCTGCTTTATCGCGATATGGGGCGCAGGTTGGTGCTGGCGCTGAAACACGGCGACCGCCAAGAGATCGCTCGCCCGGCGGCACGCTGGATGGCACAGGCGGCGCAAGGCATCTTACCCGATGCCGCACTGATCGCGCCGGTGCCCCTGCATTGGCTGCGTTTGCTAAAGCGTCGGTACAATCAATCAGGGCTATTGGCCAAAGCACTCTCGGTCGAAACCGGGCATAGCTGGTGCCCGGACCTGTTGCAGCGGGTCCGGCGCACGCCCTCACTTGATGGGTTGGGCCGGGCGGAACGGTTCAACGTTTTGCAAGAGGCGATCCGCGTGCATCCGCGACGGCGGCACCGTATCATCACGCGACCGGTGATTTTGGTGGATGATGTCTTTACCTCCGGTGCCACACTTACCGCTTGTACGGAGGCTTGCCTTGCCGCCGGTTCCGGGCCAGTTTTCGTGCTGGCACTGGCGCGCGTGGCCAAAGAGACCTAG
- the rimP gene encoding ribosome maturation factor RimP, whose amino-acid sequence MSNDLIAKAAIDRRLAEIITPVIEDMGFELVRVRLMSGKSTILQVMADRPDGGIEVDECAKISQAIGAVLDVEDPILDEYALEVSSPGIDRPLTRLKDFDAFEGYEAKIETTELIDGRRRFKGELAGVEGGEVLINVEEGTIGLQFDWLSDAKLVLTDDLIKEMLRQRKASGAIDETDFDDIETEESAEGDT is encoded by the coding sequence ATGTCGAACGACCTGATTGCCAAAGCCGCCATTGACCGCCGTCTGGCCGAGATCATCACCCCTGTGATCGAGGACATGGGTTTTGAATTGGTGCGCGTCCGCCTGATGTCGGGCAAGTCCACGATCCTGCAAGTCATGGCCGACCGGCCTGATGGCGGGATCGAAGTGGATGAATGCGCCAAGATTTCTCAGGCAATCGGCGCGGTTCTGGATGTCGAAGATCCGATCCTTGACGAATACGCGCTTGAGGTTTCAAGCCCCGGCATCGATCGTCCGCTGACGCGGCTCAAAGATTTTGATGCGTTCGAGGGCTATGAGGCCAAGATCGAAACAACCGAGCTGATCGACGGCCGCCGCCGCTTTAAGGGCGAGTTGGCAGGCGTCGAAGGTGGAGAAGTGCTGATCAACGTCGAAGAAGGCACCATTGGCCTGCAGTTCGACTGGCTGAGTGACGCGAAGCTGGTCCTGACCGACGACCTGATCAAAGAAATGCTCCGCCAGCGCAAGGCGTCTGGTGCGATCGACGAAACCGATTTTGATGATATCGAGACTGAAGAGTCTGCTGAGGGAGACACCTAA
- a CDS encoding MarR family winged helix-turn-helix transcriptional regulator, with product MTDDKNTLAIMLFGELLAADQQVRSRLTRVLPRGMEISHFSVLNSLSWHGGERSPAQLAETFNVTRGAMTNTLSKLEWAGYVHIRPDWDDARRKMVAISPAGRQARDAAVNAITPMISNVVDDLGEEQVRATLPILRALRRQLSQG from the coding sequence ATGACCGACGATAAAAACACACTTGCGATCATGCTGTTCGGTGAATTGCTGGCCGCCGATCAACAGGTGCGCAGTCGCCTCACGCGGGTTCTTCCGCGCGGGATGGAGATCTCGCACTTTTCGGTGCTGAACTCCCTGTCGTGGCACGGCGGAGAACGCTCGCCCGCGCAACTGGCAGAGACCTTCAACGTCACGCGCGGGGCGATGACCAACACGCTGAGCAAGCTGGAATGGGCCGGTTATGTCCATATCCGCCCCGATTGGGATGACGCGCGGCGCAAGATGGTCGCGATCAGCCCTGCCGGGCGACAAGCGCGGGATGCAGCGGTGAACGCGATCACGCCGATGATTTCCAACGTGGTGGATGATCTGGGCGAAGAGCAGGTCCGCGCCACGCTGCCGATCCTGCGCGCGCTCAGGCGTCAGTTGAGCCAGGGTTGA
- the infB gene encoding translation initiation factor IF-2 has translation MSDSDGKKTLGLRGGARPGNVKQSFSHGRTKNVVVETKRKRVVVPKPGGQKPTGPGAGPIGDPKKRPAGITDAEMERRLKAVQAAKAREVEEAAAREAEEKARAEERERRRAEIEAKEREEREREESLKAKAEEDARRKAEAEAAAAAPAPEPAAAREPGNKPMPAATPRKTTERDRDETKKRSKGGDSRRSGKLTVNQALTGGEGGRQRSMAQMKRKQERARQKAMGGQVEREKIVRNVNLPPAIVVSELANRMAEKTGAVVKALMQNGMMVTQNESIDADTAELIIEEFGHKVVRVSDSDVEDVIKEIEDKPEDLQGRPPVITIMGHVDHGKTSLLDAIRNAKVVAGEAGGITQHIGAYQVTTDTGAVLSFLDTPGHAAFTSMRSRGAQVTDIVVLVVAADDAVMPQTIEAIAHAKAAKVPMIVAINKIDKPAANPDKVRTDLLQHEVIVEKMSGDVQDVEVSAATGQGLDDLLEAIALQSEILELKANPNRAAVGAVIEAQLDVGRGPVATVLVQNGTLRQGDIFVVGEQYGKVRALINDQGERVKEAGPSVPVEVLGINGTPEAGDVLNVTETEAQAREIAEYRANAAKDKRAAAGAATTLEQLMANAKANEDVSELPILVKADVQGSAEAIVQAMEKIGNDEVRVRVLHSGVGAITETDVGLAEASGAPIMGFNVRANASARNTANQKGVEIRYYSVIYDLVDDVKAAASGLLSAEIKENFIGYANIKEVFKVTGVGKVAGCLVTEGVARRSAGVRLLRDNVVIHEGTLKTLKRFKDEVPEVQSGQECGMAFENYDDIRPGDVIEIFEREEVTRTLT, from the coding sequence ATGAGCGATAGTGACGGCAAAAAAACATTGGGTCTGCGCGGCGGCGCGCGTCCGGGGAATGTAAAGCAAAGCTTTAGCCACGGGCGTACCAAAAACGTTGTGGTCGAAACCAAGCGCAAGCGTGTTGTGGTGCCCAAGCCGGGTGGCCAGAAACCAACCGGGCCGGGTGCCGGGCCGATTGGGGATCCCAAGAAACGTCCCGCAGGCATCACCGATGCCGAGATGGAGCGTCGTCTGAAGGCTGTTCAGGCTGCCAAAGCCCGTGAGGTCGAGGAAGCAGCAGCACGTGAGGCCGAAGAAAAGGCCCGCGCCGAAGAGCGCGAGCGCCGCCGGGCCGAGATCGAAGCCAAGGAACGCGAAGAGCGTGAGCGCGAAGAAAGCCTCAAGGCGAAAGCCGAGGAGGACGCGCGCCGCAAAGCAGAGGCTGAAGCCGCCGCTGCCGCTCCTGCCCCAGAACCTGCCGCCGCGCGCGAGCCGGGCAACAAGCCTATGCCCGCCGCAACGCCGCGCAAGACGACAGAGCGCGACCGCGACGAGACCAAGAAGCGCAGCAAAGGTGGCGACAGCCGCCGTTCTGGCAAGCTGACCGTGAACCAGGCTCTCACCGGTGGTGAGGGTGGCCGTCAGCGTTCGATGGCGCAGATGAAGCGTAAGCAAGAGCGGGCGCGCCAGAAAGCCATGGGTGGTCAGGTTGAGCGCGAAAAGATCGTGCGCAACGTCAATCTGCCCCCGGCGATTGTTGTGTCCGAGCTTGCCAACCGTATGGCCGAGAAAACCGGCGCCGTTGTGAAGGCGCTGATGCAGAACGGCATGATGGTCACGCAGAACGAATCCATTGATGCGGACACTGCGGAACTCATCATCGAAGAGTTCGGCCACAAGGTTGTGCGCGTCAGCGACTCTGATGTTGAAGACGTCATCAAAGAGATCGAAGACAAGCCCGAGGACCTGCAAGGTCGTCCGCCTGTCATCACGATCATGGGCCACGTTGACCACGGCAAGACGTCGTTGCTTGATGCGATCCGGAATGCAAAAGTGGTTGCTGGCGAAGCCGGTGGGATTACCCAGCACATCGGTGCCTATCAGGTCACGACCGACACTGGCGCGGTCTTGTCCTTCCTCGACACGCCCGGCCACGCGGCCTTTACCTCCATGCGTTCGCGCGGGGCTCAGGTAACGGATATTGTGGTTCTGGTGGTCGCGGCGGATGACGCCGTGATGCCGCAGACGATCGAAGCGATTGCCCATGCGAAAGCGGCCAAGGTGCCGATGATCGTGGCGATCAACAAGATCGATAAACCTGCCGCGAACCCCGATAAGGTCCGTACCGATCTGCTTCAGCATGAGGTTATCGTTGAGAAGATGTCCGGTGATGTGCAGGACGTCGAAGTGTCGGCGGCAACGGGCCAAGGTCTGGACGATCTGCTTGAAGCCATCGCGCTGCAGTCGGAAATCCTCGAACTCAAGGCGAACCCGAACCGGGCCGCTGTGGGTGCGGTGATCGAAGCGCAGCTTGACGTGGGCCGCGGCCCCGTGGCGACCGTGCTGGTACAAAACGGCACGTTGCGTCAGGGCGATATCTTTGTTGTGGGTGAGCAGTACGGTAAGGTCCGTGCGCTGATCAACGACCAAGGTGAGCGCGTCAAAGAAGCCGGGCCATCGGTCCCGGTCGAGGTGCTTGGCATCAACGGCACGCCAGAGGCCGGTGACGTATTGAACGTGACCGAAACCGAAGCGCAGGCCCGCGAGATTGCTGAATACCGCGCCAATGCTGCCAAGGACAAACGTGCCGCTGCCGGTGCTGCCACGACGCTGGAACAGCTCATGGCCAACGCCAAGGCGAACGAAGACGTCAGCGAGCTGCCGATTTTGGTCAAAGCCGACGTGCAGGGTTCTGCCGAAGCGATCGTTCAGGCGATGGAGAAAATCGGCAACGACGAAGTCCGTGTTCGGGTTCTGCACTCCGGTGTGGGCGCGATCACCGAGACGGATGTCGGCCTTGCCGAAGCCTCCGGCGCACCGATCATGGGCTTTAATGTCCGTGCCAATGCCTCGGCGCGGAACACGGCAAACCAGAAAGGTGTCGAAATCCGCTACTACTCGGTCATCTATGACCTTGTGGATGACGTCAAAGCGGCTGCAAGCGGCCTGCTCAGCGCCGAGATCAAAGAAAACTTCATTGGCTATGCCAACATTAAAGAAGTCTTCAAGGTCACCGGTGTGGGCAAAGTTGCGGGCTGTCTGGTCACCGAAGGCGTCGCCCGCCGCAGCGCCGGCGTGCGTCTGCTGCGCGACAACGTCGTGATCCACGAAGGTACGCTGAAAACACTCAAGCGCTTCAAGGACGAAGTGCCGGAGGTTCAGTCCGGGCAGGAATGCGGCATGGCATTCGAGAATTACGACGACATCCGCCCCGGCGATGTGATCGAGATTTTCGAGCGCGAAGAAGTGACACGCACCTTGACTTAA
- the grxC gene encoding glutaredoxin 3 produces MQPVEIYTSPLCGFCHSAKRLLTQKGAAFDEVDVLSEPERKQEMIQRAGGARTVPQIFIGDVHVGGCDELYALDRAGKLDALLQDR; encoded by the coding sequence ATGCAACCTGTCGAAATCTATACGTCGCCGCTCTGCGGCTTTTGTCATTCCGCTAAACGTCTGCTGACTCAAAAGGGCGCGGCCTTTGATGAGGTCGACGTGCTGTCAGAGCCCGAGCGCAAGCAAGAGATGATCCAGCGTGCAGGCGGGGCCCGCACCGTGCCGCAGATTTTCATCGGGGATGTCCATGTGGGCGGCTGTGATGAGCTTTATGCGCTGGACCGTGCGGGCAAGCTCGACGCGCTGCTGCAAGACAGATGA
- a CDS encoding carbon-nitrogen hydrolase family protein, whose product MKIALLQLNVSDDPVANLSETRALLREAVAGGAEFVLTPEVTNCVSTSRSHQQAVLAHEEDDATLAALREEAAKAGIWLLIGSLALKTRGGDGRFANRSFLISPQGEIVARYDKIHMFDVDISATETYRESAGYCPGDKAVVAETPFAKIGMSVCYDMRFPSLYQSLAEAGARILTMPAAFSPVTGAAHWHSLLRARAIENGCYVLAPAQTGTHASAEHKTRDTYGHSLVVAPWGEVVLDAGTAPGVYFCDMDMEECDKARAKVPSLANRRPFAAP is encoded by the coding sequence ATGAAAATCGCGCTGCTGCAACTCAACGTCTCGGACGATCCGGTCGCCAATCTGAGCGAAACCCGCGCCTTATTGCGCGAGGCGGTGGCGGGCGGGGCGGAGTTTGTCCTGACGCCTGAGGTGACGAATTGCGTCAGCACCAGCCGTAGCCACCAACAAGCCGTGCTGGCCCATGAGGAAGATGACGCCACCCTCGCCGCGTTGCGCGAAGAGGCGGCGAAGGCGGGCATTTGGCTGCTGATCGGCTCACTCGCGCTCAAGACGCGGGGCGGCGACGGGCGCTTTGCCAACCGGTCCTTCCTGATCTCTCCGCAGGGAGAGATCGTGGCCCGCTACGACAAGATCCACATGTTCGACGTGGATATCAGCGCGACCGAGACTTACCGCGAGTCCGCAGGTTATTGCCCCGGCGACAAGGCCGTGGTGGCTGAGACTCCATTTGCTAAGATCGGCATGTCGGTTTGCTATGACATGCGCTTTCCTTCGCTTTATCAATCGCTTGCAGAGGCGGGCGCGCGTATCCTCACGATGCCTGCGGCCTTCTCTCCGGTCACTGGGGCCGCGCATTGGCACAGCCTGTTGCGGGCGCGAGCGATTGAGAATGGCTGCTATGTGTTGGCCCCGGCGCAGACCGGCACGCACGCCAGTGCCGAACACAAAACCCGCGATACCTATGGGCATTCGCTGGTCGTGGCCCCTTGGGGGGAAGTGGTGTTGGATGCCGGAACGGCCCCCGGCGTTTACTTTTGTGACATGGACATGGAAGAATGTGACAAGGCCCGCGCCAAGGTGCCCAGCCTTGCCAACCGCCGCCCCTTTGCCGCGCCCTGA
- the nusA gene encoding transcription termination factor NusA, which yields MAITSANQLELLQTAEAVAREKMIDPGLVVEAMEESLARAAKSRYGAEMDIRVDIDRKTGKATFTRVRTVVEDEELENYQAEFTVDQAKQYMADPKVGDTYVEEVPPVEMGRIAAQSAKQVILQKVREAERDRQYEEFKDRAGTIINGLVKREEYGNVIVDVGAGEAILRRNEKIGRESYRPNDRIRVYIKDVRREQRGPQIFLSRTAPEFMAELFKMEVPEIYDGIIEIKAVARDPGSRAKIAVISYDGSIDPVGACVGMRGSRVQAVVNELQGEKIDIIPWNEDQPTFLVNALQPAEVSKVVLDEEAGKIEVVVPEEQLSLAIGRRGQNVRLASQLTGLDIDIMTEEQESQRRQAEFELRTKLFMDNLDLDEFFAQLLVSEGFTNLEEVAYVEVDELLVIDGVDEDTAGELQARARDVLEAQNKAALDNARALGVEDSLVEFEGLTSQMLEALAKDDVKTLEDFATCADWELAGGWTTVNGERVKDDGALEPFEVSLEDAQAMIMTARVMLGWVDPTELESDADEGDAETDGDNAEEAEA from the coding sequence ATGGCCATTACATCTGCAAACCAGCTTGAGCTGTTGCAAACCGCCGAGGCGGTGGCGCGCGAAAAGATGATCGACCCCGGTCTGGTCGTCGAAGCGATGGAGGAATCCCTCGCCCGTGCCGCCAAGTCCCGCTACGGCGCCGAGATGGACATCCGGGTCGACATCGACCGCAAGACCGGCAAGGCCACCTTCACCCGCGTTCGCACCGTGGTCGAGGACGAAGAGCTTGAGAACTATCAGGCTGAGTTCACCGTCGATCAGGCCAAGCAATACATGGCCGACCCCAAGGTGGGCGACACCTACGTCGAAGAAGTCCCCCCGGTTGAGATGGGCCGGATCGCGGCGCAATCGGCCAAGCAGGTGATTTTGCAGAAGGTCCGCGAAGCTGAGCGTGACCGTCAGTACGAAGAATTCAAAGACCGCGCAGGCACGATCATCAACGGTCTGGTCAAGCGCGAAGAGTATGGCAACGTCATCGTCGATGTGGGTGCTGGCGAAGCGATCCTGCGCCGCAACGAGAAGATTGGCCGCGAAAGCTATCGCCCGAACGACCGTATCCGCGTCTACATCAAAGACGTGCGCCGCGAGCAGCGCGGCCCGCAGATTTTCCTGAGCCGCACCGCGCCTGAATTCATGGCCGAGCTGTTCAAAATGGAAGTGCCGGAAATCTATGACGGTATCATCGAGATCAAGGCCGTGGCCCGTGATCCGGGTTCGCGCGCCAAGATTGCCGTGATCTCCTATGACGGCTCCATCGACCCCGTCGGTGCCTGCGTTGGTATGCGCGGCTCCCGCGTGCAGGCCGTCGTGAACGAGCTTCAGGGTGAGAAGATCGACATCATTCCATGGAATGAAGACCAGCCCACGTTCCTTGTAAACGCGCTGCAGCCCGCGGAAGTGTCGAAAGTGGTTCTCGACGAAGAAGCCGGCAAGATCGAAGTGGTCGTGCCCGAAGAGCAGCTGTCGCTCGCCATTGGCCGCCGTGGTCAGAACGTGCGTCTGGCCAGCCAGCTGACCGGTCTCGATATCGACATCATGACCGAAGAGCAGGAAAGCCAGCGCCGTCAGGCCGAGTTTGAACTGCGTACCAAGCTGTTCATGGACAACCTCGATCTGGACGAATTCTTCGCCCAGCTTCTGGTTTCCGAAGGCTTCACCAACCTCGAAGAAGTGGCCTACGTCGAAGTCGACGAGCTGCTGGTCATCGATGGTGTCGACGAAGACACCGCAGGCGAATTGCAGGCCCGCGCCCGTGATGTGCTGGAAGCGCAGAACAAAGCGGCGCTTGATAATGCCCGTGCGCTTGGTGTCGAAGATAGTCTGGTTGAATTTGAGGGTCTGACCTCCCAAATGTTAGAAGCGCTGGCCAAGGACGACGTGAAGACCTTGGAAGATTTCGCCACCTGTGCCGATTGGGAACTGGCTGGCGGCTGGACCACGGTCAACGGCGAACGCGTTAAGGACGACGGTGCGCTTGAGCCCTTCGAGGTGAGCCTCGAAGATGCGCAGGCCATGATCATGACCGCCCGTGTTATGCTGGGCTGGGTCGACCCGACCGAGCTTGAGAGTGATGCGGACGAAGGCGACGCAGAAACAGACGGCGATAACGCCGAGGAGGCCGAGGCCTAA
- a CDS encoding RNA-binding protein: MGRGGASKDRSDGAERKCIATGEVQPKHGLIRFVIGPDNQVYPDILGKLPGRGIYVAADRAALELAVKKKAFSRSAKQPVTLPEGLIDEVEQQLARRVVDLISLQRKAGKAVAGYEKVKGWLQSEEAEVLIQAVDGSGRGKSKLSTPHYGHYIGWLTADELGLAFGRQTVIHGALASGGLTQRVVEEAGRLKGVRVNEGGNGHPKG, encoded by the coding sequence ATGGGACGCGGTGGCGCCTCGAAAGACCGCTCTGACGGTGCAGAACGCAAGTGCATTGCCACGGGCGAAGTGCAACCAAAACACGGGCTGATCCGTTTTGTGATCGGCCCGGACAATCAGGTTTACCCGGATATTCTGGGTAAACTGCCGGGCCGGGGCATCTATGTCGCGGCGGATCGTGCCGCGCTGGAACTTGCGGTCAAGAAAAAGGCCTTCTCCCGGTCGGCGAAACAGCCGGTCACGCTGCCTGAAGGGTTGATCGACGAAGTCGAACAGCAGTTGGCGCGCCGGGTGGTGGACTTGATCTCGCTCCAGCGGAAAGCGGGCAAGGCGGTCGCCGGCTATGAAAAGGTCAAGGGTTGGCTGCAATCCGAAGAGGCCGAAGTATTGATACAGGCCGTAGATGGGTCAGGGCGCGGAAAGTCCAAGCTGAGCACCCCACACTATGGTCATTACATCGGCTGGTTGACAGCGGATGAATTGGGTTTGGCATTCGGTCGCCAAACTGTGATACATGGGGCGCTCGCCTCTGGTGGACTCACGCAACGTGTTGTAGAGGAAGCCGGTAGACTTAAAGGCGTGCGCGTAAACGAGGGTGGCAACGGCCATCCGAAAGGATAG
- the pip gene encoding prolyl aminopeptidase, with protein MDKYPDQKRDAAHLYPPVEPFDQRMLSVGQGHQVYVEQCGNPDGIPVVVLHGGPGGGCSPAMRRYFDPKVYRVVLFDQRGCGRSTPHASVTDNTTWHLVADIELIRSTLGIDKWMVFGGSWGATLALIYAQAHPEAVRHLILRGVFLMTQAELDWFYGGGAGRFWPELWARFVNLIPEDERDDLIAAYHRRLFSGDLRVEQDYGRAWAAWENALASVHSDGVSHGGPSAYARAFSRLENHYFTNNGFLEFDGQILEHMGRIAHIPGVIVQGRYDMICPPAGAYALAERWPNADLRMIRNAGHALSEPGISAELVRTMDRIGQR; from the coding sequence ATGGACAAGTATCCCGACCAAAAACGCGACGCAGCGCATCTTTATCCGCCGGTTGAGCCTTTCGACCAGCGGATGTTGTCTGTGGGGCAGGGACATCAGGTCTATGTCGAACAATGCGGCAACCCCGATGGTATCCCCGTTGTCGTGCTCCATGGCGGCCCCGGCGGCGGCTGTAGCCCGGCGATGCGGCGGTATTTCGACCCAAAGGTGTACCGGGTGGTGCTGTTCGACCAGCGCGGCTGCGGGCGCTCCACCCCGCATGCGTCGGTTACGGACAACACGACATGGCATTTGGTCGCGGATATCGAGCTGATTCGCAGCACACTGGGTATCGACAAATGGATGGTTTTTGGCGGTTCTTGGGGGGCGACGCTGGCGCTGATTTATGCGCAAGCGCATCCAGAAGCGGTGCGTCATCTGATCCTGCGCGGCGTGTTCCTGATGACGCAGGCCGAGCTTGATTGGTTCTACGGCGGCGGGGCCGGGCGGTTCTGGCCCGAGCTTTGGGCGCGCTTTGTGAACCTGATCCCCGAAGACGAGCGCGACGATCTCATTGCGGCCTATCACCGGCGGCTGTTCTCGGGCGATCTGCGGGTCGAGCAGGACTATGGCCGCGCATGGGCCGCTTGGGAAAACGCGCTGGCGTCGGTGCATTCCGATGGCGTTTCGCATGGCGGTCCTTCGGCCTATGCGCGGGCGTTCTCGCGGTTGGAGAACCATTACTTCACCAACAATGGTTTTCTGGAATTCGACGGTCAGATCCTCGAACATATGGGGCGCATCGCGCATATTCCGGGCGTCATCGTACAGGGACGTTACGACATGATCTGCCCGCCTGCCGGTGCCTATGCGCTGGCTGAACGCTGGCCCAATGCCGATCTGCGGATGATCCGCAACGCAGGCCACGCGCTGTCAGAGCCGGGGATCAGCGCGGAACTTGTGCGCACGATGGATAGGATTGGTCAGCGATGA
- the ubiG gene encoding bifunctional 2-polyprenyl-6-hydroxyphenol methylase/3-demethylubiquinol 3-O-methyltransferase UbiG: MQADQSTIDPAEIAKFEAMAAEWWDLNGKFKPLHMLNPCRLDYITNQIAGEFDRDLTSPTPFEGLRILDIGCGGGLLSEPMARLGADVVGADAAAGNIPVAQVHAHQSGLDIDYRHTTAEALAEAGEKFNVVLNMEVVEHVASPIDYLTACRRLLKPGGLHICSTLNRNPKSFMMAIVGAEHVMRWLPKGTHDWNKFITPDELFDLLNRAGLEPVDRKGFVFNPVAWSWRLSDRDLSVNYVTASLNPGSTDA, encoded by the coding sequence ATGCAAGCGGATCAATCAACCATCGACCCCGCCGAGATCGCCAAATTCGAGGCGATGGCCGCTGAATGGTGGGATCTGAACGGCAAGTTCAAGCCGCTGCACATGCTGAACCCTTGCCGGTTGGACTATATCACCAATCAGATCGCCGGGGAGTTTGACCGCGATTTGACTTCTCCCACCCCCTTTGAAGGTCTGCGCATCCTCGACATCGGCTGCGGTGGCGGGCTGCTATCTGAACCCATGGCGCGGCTTGGAGCCGACGTCGTGGGCGCTGATGCGGCTGCGGGTAATATCCCGGTTGCGCAGGTGCATGCCCATCAGTCGGGGTTGGACATCGATTATCGCCACACCACAGCCGAAGCCTTGGCGGAAGCGGGTGAAAAATTTAATGTCGTTCTGAACATGGAGGTCGTTGAGCATGTCGCCTCGCCCATCGACTATCTGACGGCTTGTCGCCGTTTGCTGAAACCCGGCGGGCTGCACATCTGCTCAACGCTGAACCGCAATCCGAAGTCCTTTATGATGGCGATTGTCGGGGCAGAGCATGTGATGCGCTGGCTGCCCAAGGGCACGCATGACTGGAACAAGTTCATCACACCGGATGAACTTTTTGACCTGCTGAACCGCGCCGGATTGGAGCCTGTTGACCGCAAGGGTTTCGTCTTTAATCCCGTCGCATGGTCTTGGCGTCTGTCGGATCGGGATCTGAGCGTGAACTACGTTACGGCCAGCCTCAACCCTGGCTCAACTGACGCCTGA